From a single Phacochoerus africanus isolate WHEZ1 chromosome 11, ROS_Pafr_v1, whole genome shotgun sequence genomic region:
- the LOC125111672 gene encoding olfactory receptor 2D3-like has protein sequence MGEGNQTFVAEFVLLGLSQDPEIQILLFCVFLIIYLLSIFGNLLIIILIQTDSRLHTPMYFFLTNLSFADLCFSTSIVPQMLAHFLVKKKTISFAGCSLQIVVFLLAGCSECALLAVMSYDRYVAVCKPLHYATVMTQRVCVQLAVVSWMSGAFACSVDSAFTLCLPYQGQNVINHYFCEPPALLKLASADTYSAEMALFSMGVVILLAPVSLILVSYWHIVSTVVRMQSGEGRLKVFSTCGSHLTVVVLYYGSGIFAYMRPNSRAMNEKDKVISVFYSVMTSVLNPIIYSLRNKDVKGALRKLAGR, from the coding sequence ATGGGAGAAGGAAACCAGACTTTTGTGGCTGAATTTGTCTTGCTGGGACTTTCACAGGATCCAGAGATCCAGATTTTGCTCTTCTGTGTTTTCCTGATCATTTACCTTCTCTCTATTTTTGGAAATCTGCTCATAATAATCCTTATCCAAACTGACTCTCGACTTCACActcccatgtactttttcctcacaAACTTGTCCTTTGCTGACCTTTGTTTCTCTACAAGCATCGTGCCCCAGATGTTGGCCCACTTCCTTGTGAAAAAGAAGACCATTTCCTTTGCTGGCTGCTCCCTGCAGATAGTTGTCTTCCTCCTAGCAGGGTGTTCCGAGTGTGCGCTGCTGGCGGtgatgtcctatgaccgctacgtggccgTCTGCAAGCCCCTGCACTACGCCACCGTCATGACCCAGAGGGTTTGTGTCCAGCTGGCCGTAGTGTCCTGGATGAGCGGGGCATTTGCATGTTCAGTGGACAGTGCATTTACACTCTGTCTCCCCTACCAGGGACAGAATGTGATTAATCATTATTTTTGTGAACCTCCTGCACTTCTGAAGCTGGCCTCAGCAGACACCTACAGTGCCGAGATGGCTCTCTTTTCAATGGGTGTGGTTATTCTCCTAGCACCTGTCTCCCTCATCCTGGTCTCTTACTGGCATATTGTCTCCACTGTGGTTCGGATGCAgtcaggggaggggaggctcaAGGTCTTCTCCACCTGCGGCTCCCATCTCACTGTTGTGGTTCTCTACTATGGCTCTGGGATATTTGCCTACATGAGACCCAATTCCAGGGCCATGAATGAAAAGGACAAGGTCATCTCTGTGTTCTATTCAGTTATGACTTCCGTGTTGAACCCCATAATTTACAGCCTGAGGAATAAGGATGTGAAAGGGGCTCTGAGAAAGCTGGCTGGAAGATAG